GCTATTATCCATTTCTAGCTTTCTTACATCACTCATACCAAATCTTACATAAATAGGATCAAGCTTGCTAATTCGCACAAGCTCACTACCACGCTCAGCAAAGCTACCTACATTTTGGCGGTTATCACCTACTACACCATCAAATGGAGCTAATAGCATTGAGTCTTGCCAGTCAATCTTAGCACTTTTTGCGTTGCCTAGGGCTGTTTTTGTATTTGCAGTTGCAGCTGTGTAGGCTGCTAGTGCGTTATCATAGTCTTTTTGGCTAACTGCGTTTTTTTCTTTTAGCACTTTTACTCTTTTAAACTCTTTGCCTGCGTTTTGTTCACTCGCAACTGCTGCTTGATAAGCGCCTTGTGCGCTATCATAAAGAGCCTTGTAGCGAGCCTCATCTATTTTTAGAAGCTGTTCGCCTGCTTTTACCTGCGCGCCTGGGGTAAAAAGCTGTTCTGTAATAGAGCCTGAAACCTTGGCTTTTAGCATTACATCAAGGTCGCTGAAAGTTTGTCCATTAAAGCTTAAAAGAAGTGGTTGATCGCCCATTTTTACCTTCATAGCAGTCACTGGTAAAGGTGGCATTTGCTGCGCTTGTTTTTCATCGCTGCAGCCTATGAAAGACGAGCTAAAAACGGCAAAAATAGCTGATATTACTAGATATTTTTTCATATTAAAACCTCGCAATTTTTCTTGCGATTTTAGCTTAAAAATTTAAATTTTTATGATAATTTTTAAAAAATATTTTGTATTTTATAAGGAATTCTAGAATTCTTAGGATAATTTTACACTAGGAATTCTAGAATTCTAGAATTCCTAAAAGAAATTTTAAGCTTTTAAAGCTTATTTTACATTTACCTCAAAGCCGATTTCTACTTCGCTCCAAGTGTTATTACCATGAAGTCCTTTAATAGTAGTATCAGTTCTAAACGCATCAAAAGCGGCTGTGGCCTTATAGTCTTTTATATCTATGCTAGTCTTTGCTACTAATTTGCCGTTTTCTACTACATAGCCCATTTCTACATCTCTTTGGATGCCATTAAAAGTAATTGTAGTTTTTAGCTTGCCAGCTTTATCATCGCCCTCTACAGCGTTGATTAGGGCTTTTGCTTCTTTGCTATTTAGTTTAGCAAAAAACTTATCACGCATATTTTTATCGCGAAGTGGGTTTTTGTTTGTATCTACTTTGTTTAGATCGATTAGAGCAGTTGCACCTTCGAGCACCTCTTTTGCGCTGCCATTAGTGGTTTTGAAGCTAAACTTTGCTTCTTTAAAAGTCATAGGAACAGCGATTTTTTGGTTTGTTTTGTAGCCTGTAACTACTGGTTTTACACTCGCTTCATCAATGCTAAGCGCAAAAAGTGAACTAGCACCAAAAATTAGTGCTGCCACAACTAGTGATTTTTTCATTTTTACTCCTTTTGGTTTTATTTTATTTCTAAATTACTAGCTTCTATAAAAGCTGGAACGCCACGAATCGCCCCTGTAGCAAAGATGCTATGAACGATTTCTTGCTCTTTTTTTATCTTTTCGGCTTTATACTCTGGGGCAGCATTTG
This DNA window, taken from Campylobacter magnus, encodes the following:
- a CDS encoding efflux RND transporter periplasmic adaptor subunit, which encodes MKKYLVISAIFAVFSSSFIGCSDEKQAQQMPPLPVTAMKVKMGDQPLLLSFNGQTFSDLDVMLKAKVSGSITEQLFTPGAQVKAGEQLLKIDEARYKALYDSAQGAYQAAVASEQNAGKEFKRVKVLKEKNAVSQKDYDNALAAYTAATANTKTALGNAKSAKIDWQDSMLLAPFDGVVGDNRQNVGSFAERGSELVRISKLDPIYVRFGMSDVRKLEMDNSVADGSWKRLNPTVSMVIDDKKYTGKLIFIDSVVNSGTASVEAKAVFENKDHAIKPGIYTKIEVDGFFQKNAFKIPQKIVSQDPKGSYVYTIKDGKIEKKYIKIASNVGFDYIVSSGINDGDILAMDNFKKIGPGSAVQIINDPNNPTAMPAKAENNATK
- a CDS encoding YceI family protein, translating into MKKSLVVAALIFGASSLFALSIDEASVKPVVTGYKTNQKIAVPMTFKEAKFSFKTTNGSAKEVLEGATALIDLNKVDTNKNPLRDKNMRDKFFAKLNSKEAKALINAVEGDDKAGKLKTTITFNGIQRDVEMGYVVENGKLVAKTSIDIKDYKATAAFDAFRTDTTIKGLHGNNTWSEVEIGFEVNVK